The Armatimonadota bacterium genome includes a window with the following:
- the rplL gene encoding 50S ribosomal protein L7/L12: protein MSSRTQEIVEAISNLTVLELAELVKALEERFGVTAAAPVAVAAPATPAPAQAPAVEEQTEFDVILKSPGANKIQVIKVVRELTGLGLKEAKDLVDGAPKPVKEKVSKQEAEAIKAKLVEVGAEVEVK from the coding sequence ATGTCCAGCAGGACCCAGGAGATCGTGGAGGCCATCAGCAACCTCACCGTGCTGGAGCTGGCGGAGCTCGTGAAAGCCCTGGAGGAGAGGTTCGGGGTAACCGCCGCGGCCCCCGTGGCCGTGGCCGCCCCGGCCACCCCCGCCCCTGCCCAGGCGCCCGCGGTGGAGGAGCAGACGGAGTTCGACGTCATCCTGAAGTCCCCCGGGGCCAACAAGATCCAGGTGATCAAGGTGGTGCGGGAGCTCACGGGCCTCGGCCTGAAGGAGGCCAAGGACCTGGTAGATGGGGCCCCCAAGCCGGTGAAGGAGAAGGTCTCCAAGCAGGAGGCGGAGGCCATCAAGGCGAAGTTGGTAGAGGTGGGGGCGGAGGTCGAAGTCAAGTAG
- the secE gene encoding preprotein translocase subunit SecE has product MARVTDLAKRSAKAIRPAAKAPARREPALLERASRYLREVRGELNRVTWPSRQELVASTLVVLVVVTLTALYLGAWDALFTWFFQHVLVR; this is encoded by the coding sequence ATGGCCCGCGTGACCGATCTTGCAAAGCGATCCGCGAAGGCGATCCGGCCGGCGGCGAAGGCGCCCGCCCGCCGGGAGCCTGCCCTGCTGGAACGGGCCTCCCGCTACCTCCGGGAGGTCCGGGGAGAGCTGAACCGGGTCACGTGGCCCAGCCGACAGGAGCTGGTGGCCAGCACGCTCGTGGTGCTGGTGGTGGTCACCCTGACGGCCCTGTACCTGGGAGCGTGGGATGCCCTCTTCACGTGGTTCTTCCAGCACGTGCTCGTCCGCTGA
- the rplA gene encoding 50S ribosomal protein L1, producing the protein MAKRSKRYLEAAKQIDRTRLYDPREAVRLVKATANAKFDETVEAAIRLGVDPKHADQQVRGTVVLPHGTGRPVRVLVFAKGDKAKEAEAAGADFVGAEELIAKIQEGWLDFDVAVATPDMMPLVGRLGRILGPRGLMPNPKAGTVTFDVGKAVRELKGGRIEFRVDKAGIIHAPLGKASFSEEALLDNFLALLDAVIRARPAAVKGAYVRSVALSSTMGPSVKVDPAKAQAALGGRAA; encoded by the coding sequence ATGGCCAAGCGCAGCAAGCGGTACCTGGAGGCGGCGAAGCAGATCGACCGCACACGTCTGTACGACCCCCGGGAGGCCGTGCGCCTGGTGAAGGCCACCGCAAACGCGAAGTTCGACGAGACGGTGGAGGCCGCCATCCGGCTCGGAGTGGACCCCAAACACGCGGATCAGCAGGTGCGGGGGACCGTGGTCCTGCCCCACGGCACGGGCAGACCCGTGCGGGTTCTGGTCTTCGCCAAGGGCGATAAGGCCAAGGAGGCGGAGGCGGCAGGGGCCGACTTCGTCGGGGCTGAAGAGCTCATCGCCAAGATCCAGGAGGGATGGTTGGACTTCGACGTGGCCGTGGCCACCCCGGACATGATGCCCCTGGTCGGCCGGCTGGGGCGCATCCTGGGCCCCCGGGGGCTCATGCCCAACCCCAAGGCTGGGACCGTCACCTTCGACGTGGGCAAGGCGGTCCGGGAGCTGAAGGGGGGCCGGATCGAGTTCCGGGTGGACAAGGCCGGGATCATCCATGCCCCGTTGGGGAAGGCCTCCTTCTCCGAGGAGGCCCTGCTGGACAACTTCCTCGCCCTCCTGGACGCGGTGATCCGGGCCCGTCCCGCGGCCGTGAAGGGAGCGTACGTGCGCAGCGTCGCCCTCTCCTCCACCATGGGGCCTTCCGTGAAGGTCGACCCCGCTAAAGCCCAGGCGGCCCTAGGGGGTCGGGCCGCCTAG
- the nusG gene encoding transcription termination/antitermination protein NusG yields MAELEKKAGERERPGEGAPPKDPRRRWYVIHTYSGYENKVKANLERRIASMNVQDKIFQVIVPTTEEIEIKEGKRRIAQRRIYPGYVLVEMIMDDDSWYVVRNTPGVTGFVGAGARPVPLDEEEVETILGQMRGEAPRLRITYQKGDTVRITSGPFQEFTGVVEEILPEREKVRVRVSIFGRETPVELDFTQVEKV; encoded by the coding sequence ATGGCGGAGCTGGAGAAGAAGGCGGGAGAGCGGGAACGGCCGGGGGAGGGAGCACCCCCCAAGGACCCGCGGCGGCGCTGGTACGTGATCCACACGTACTCCGGGTACGAGAACAAGGTGAAGGCGAACCTGGAGCGCCGGATCGCCTCCATGAACGTGCAGGACAAGATCTTCCAGGTGATCGTTCCCACCACGGAGGAGATCGAGATCAAAGAAGGCAAGCGGCGGATCGCCCAGCGGCGCATCTACCCGGGATACGTCCTGGTGGAGATGATCATGGACGACGACTCCTGGTACGTGGTCCGAAACACCCCCGGGGTCACGGGGTTCGTGGGCGCCGGGGCGCGCCCGGTGCCCCTCGACGAGGAGGAGGTGGAGACCATCCTCGGGCAGATGCGGGGAGAGGCTCCGCGCCTGCGGATCACCTACCAGAAGGGGGACACGGTGCGCATCACCTCCGGGCCCTTCCAGGAGTTCACCGGCGTCGTAGAGGAGATCCTCCCCGAACGGGAGAAGGTCCGGGTGCGGGTCTCCATCTTCGGCCGGGAAACCCCCGTGGAGCTGGATTTCACTCAGGTGGAGAAGGTGTAA
- the rplK gene encoding 50S ribosomal protein L11, which translates to MAKKVVAVVKLQLPAGKATPAPPVGTALGPHGINIMEFCRAYNERTAHQAGLIVPVEITIYADRSFTFVTKTPPASVLLKKAAGIEVGSPEPNKKKVGRVTRQQVEEIARLKMPDLNARSLEAAVRMIEGTARSMGIEIVD; encoded by the coding sequence ATGGCGAAGAAGGTGGTCGCGGTGGTGAAGCTGCAGCTGCCCGCGGGGAAGGCCACCCCGGCCCCGCCCGTGGGCACGGCCCTGGGTCCGCACGGCATCAACATCATGGAGTTCTGTCGGGCCTACAACGAACGGACGGCCCACCAAGCAGGCCTCATCGTGCCCGTGGAGATCACCATCTACGCGGACCGGTCCTTCACCTTCGTCACCAAGACCCCCCCGGCCTCCGTGCTCCTCAAGAAAGCCGCGGGGATCGAGGTGGGCTCCCCGGAGCCCAACAAGAAAAAGGTGGGGCGGGTGACCCGCCAGCAGGTGGAGGAGATCGCCCGACTCAAGATGCCCGACCTCAACGCGCGATCCCTGGAGGCGGCGGTGCGGATGATCGAGGGAACGGCCCGGAGCATGGGCATTGAGATCGTGGACTAG
- the rpoC gene encoding DNA-directed RNA polymerase subunit beta', whose protein sequence is MQDVNAFDAIQIRLASPEQIRMWSRGEVKKPETINYRTLKPERDGLFCERIFGPVRDWECHCGKYKRIRYKGIICDRCGVEVTRSKVRRERMGHIELAAPVVHIWYLKGVPSRLGLLLDISPRALERVVYFAAYIVIDPGSVKELQPKQLLTENEYRDLREKYGNAFRAGMGAEAIKELLLQLDLDAEAKQLREDLKTAQGQRRIKILKRLEVIEAFRKSGNRPEWMVLEVLPVIPPDLRPMVQLDGGRFATSDLNDLYRRVINRNNRLKRLLDLGAPEIIVRNEKRMLQEAVDALIDNGRRGRPVTGPNNRPLKSLSDLLKGKQGRFRQNLLGKRVDYSGRSVIVVGPKLKLHQCGLPKEMALELFKPFVMKKLVERNLAQNIKNAKRMVERQRPEVWDVLEDVVREHPVLLNRAPTLHRLGIQAFEPVLIEGKAIQIHPLVCTAYNADFDGDQMAVHVPLSAAAQAEARLLMLASYNILLPASGKAVASPQRDIVFGCYYLTLERPGAKGEGKIFSTPAEVLLAYEHGVVDLHAKIKVRLAPGTEPIETTVGRVIFNEALPEELRFVDQVCDRKVLSQIVTDAYYRLGPTKTAQLLDALKDLGFRYATQSGMGIAMTDLVIPPEKEQILADAEQKVEVINQQYRRGLITDEERYLRTIDVWNEATEAITNAMLKHFDPFNPLYMMAQSGARGNMQQIRQLAGMRGLFADPSGRIIEIPIKSNFREGLTVLEYFIGMHGQRKGLADTAIRTSESGYLTRRLVDVAQDVMVREEDCGTNRFVWMEPARQGNEIAVPLRDRIVGRIAARDVYPPQGTTPLVRAGEEITEEIAEAIEEAGIERVAVRSVLTCETRYGVCSKCYGRNLATGKLVDVGEAVGVIAAQSIGEPGTQLTMRTFHTGGIAGFDITQGLPRVEELFEARKPKGQAIMAEISGRVSVVEEKRTRKVVIQGREETREYVVPFGQRLLVSQGDWVEVGQRLTEGPLNPHDILRIQGVEAVQKYLVEEIQSVYRSQGVEINDKHIEIIVRQMLRRVKIRDEGDTEFLPGEIVDVFTFQEENRRVQARGGKPAEADPVLMGITKAALATESWLSAASFQETTRVLTDAATKGKVDPLLGLKENVIIGKLIPAGTGMPRYRQMKVVAEL, encoded by the coding sequence ATGCAGGACGTAAACGCCTTTGACGCCATCCAGATCCGGCTGGCCTCCCCCGAGCAGATCCGCATGTGGTCCCGGGGGGAGGTGAAGAAGCCGGAGACCATCAACTATCGGACCCTCAAGCCCGAGCGGGACGGCCTGTTCTGCGAGCGCATCTTCGGCCCCGTGCGGGACTGGGAGTGCCACTGCGGGAAGTACAAGCGGATCCGGTACAAGGGCATCATCTGCGACCGGTGCGGGGTGGAGGTCACCCGCTCGAAGGTCCGGCGGGAGCGCATGGGCCACATCGAACTGGCCGCCCCTGTGGTCCACATCTGGTACCTGAAGGGGGTCCCCAGTCGTTTGGGGCTCCTGCTGGACATCTCCCCCCGGGCCCTGGAGCGGGTGGTGTACTTCGCCGCCTACATCGTGATCGACCCAGGGAGCGTGAAGGAGCTACAGCCCAAGCAGCTCCTCACGGAGAACGAGTACCGGGATCTGCGGGAGAAGTACGGGAACGCCTTCCGGGCCGGCATGGGGGCCGAGGCCATCAAGGAACTGTTGCTCCAGCTCGATCTGGACGCGGAGGCCAAGCAGCTGCGGGAGGATCTGAAGACGGCTCAGGGCCAGCGACGCATCAAGATCCTCAAGCGGCTGGAGGTCATCGAGGCCTTCCGGAAGAGCGGGAACCGACCGGAGTGGATGGTCCTGGAGGTCCTTCCCGTGATCCCGCCGGACCTTCGACCCATGGTGCAGCTCGACGGCGGTCGGTTCGCCACCAGCGACCTCAACGATCTCTATCGCCGGGTCATCAACCGCAACAACCGTCTTAAGCGCCTGCTGGACCTGGGGGCCCCCGAGATCATTGTGCGCAACGAGAAGCGCATGCTGCAGGAAGCGGTGGACGCCCTCATCGACAACGGCCGGCGGGGGCGCCCGGTGACGGGCCCCAACAACCGGCCCCTGAAGTCGTTGAGCGACCTATTGAAGGGCAAGCAGGGGCGGTTCCGCCAGAACCTGCTCGGCAAGCGCGTGGACTACTCCGGCCGTTCCGTCATCGTGGTGGGCCCCAAGCTCAAGCTCCATCAGTGCGGGCTCCCCAAGGAGATGGCCCTGGAGCTGTTTAAGCCCTTCGTGATGAAGAAGCTGGTGGAGCGCAACCTGGCACAGAACATCAAGAACGCCAAGCGTATGGTGGAGCGCCAGCGCCCCGAGGTGTGGGACGTGCTGGAGGACGTGGTGCGGGAACACCCCGTGCTCCTCAACCGGGCGCCCACCCTCCACCGGCTGGGCATCCAGGCCTTCGAACCCGTGCTCATCGAGGGAAAGGCCATCCAGATCCACCCCCTCGTGTGCACCGCGTACAATGCGGACTTCGATGGAGATCAGATGGCGGTGCACGTCCCCCTGAGCGCCGCGGCCCAGGCGGAGGCACGGCTCCTGATGCTGGCCTCCTACAACATCCTCCTGCCCGCCTCCGGAAAGGCCGTGGCGAGCCCGCAGCGGGACATCGTCTTCGGATGCTACTACCTCACCCTGGAACGCCCGGGCGCGAAGGGGGAGGGCAAGATCTTCAGCACCCCCGCGGAGGTGCTCCTGGCCTACGAGCACGGGGTGGTGGATCTGCATGCGAAGATCAAGGTGCGGCTGGCGCCCGGCACGGAGCCCATCGAGACCACGGTGGGCCGGGTGATCTTCAACGAAGCCCTGCCCGAGGAGTTGCGGTTCGTGGACCAGGTGTGCGACCGGAAGGTCCTGAGCCAGATCGTCACGGATGCCTACTACCGGCTGGGCCCCACGAAGACCGCCCAGCTGTTGGACGCCCTCAAGGACCTGGGGTTCCGCTACGCCACCCAGTCGGGAATGGGGATCGCCATGACGGACCTGGTGATCCCCCCCGAGAAGGAGCAGATCCTGGCGGACGCGGAGCAGAAGGTGGAGGTCATTAACCAGCAGTACCGCCGGGGGCTCATCACGGACGAGGAGCGGTACCTGCGCACCATCGACGTGTGGAACGAGGCCACGGAGGCCATCACCAACGCCATGCTCAAGCACTTCGATCCCTTCAACCCCCTATACATGATGGCCCAGTCGGGGGCGCGGGGGAACATGCAGCAGATCCGGCAGCTGGCAGGCATGCGGGGGCTGTTCGCGGATCCCTCCGGCCGCATCATCGAGATCCCCATCAAGAGCAACTTCCGGGAGGGCCTGACGGTCCTGGAGTACTTCATCGGCATGCACGGCCAGCGCAAGGGGCTGGCGGACACCGCCATCCGGACCTCGGAATCCGGATACCTCACCCGGAGGCTCGTGGACGTGGCCCAGGACGTGATGGTGCGGGAGGAAGACTGTGGCACGAACCGGTTCGTCTGGATGGAGCCGGCCCGTCAGGGCAACGAGATCGCGGTCCCCCTCCGGGACCGCATCGTGGGTCGGATCGCGGCCCGGGACGTCTACCCTCCCCAAGGCACCACCCCCCTCGTTCGGGCCGGGGAGGAGATCACGGAGGAGATCGCAGAGGCCATCGAGGAGGCAGGGATCGAGCGGGTCGCCGTGCGGAGCGTGCTCACCTGCGAGACCCGGTACGGGGTGTGCAGCAAGTGCTACGGCCGCAACCTGGCCACGGGGAAGCTGGTGGACGTGGGAGAGGCGGTGGGCGTGATCGCAGCCCAGTCCATCGGGGAGCCCGGGACCCAGCTCACCATGCGCACCTTCCACACGGGCGGCATTGCGGGGTTCGACATCACCCAGGGCCTCCCTCGGGTGGAGGAGCTGTTCGAGGCCCGCAAGCCCAAGGGGCAGGCCATCATGGCAGAGATCTCCGGCCGGGTCTCCGTTGTGGAGGAGAAGCGCACCCGGAAGGTGGTGATCCAGGGGAGGGAGGAGACCCGGGAGTACGTGGTGCCCTTCGGTCAGCGCCTCCTGGTCTCCCAGGGGGATTGGGTGGAGGTGGGCCAGCGGCTCACGGAAGGCCCCCTCAACCCCCACGACATCCTCCGCATCCAGGGCGTGGAGGCGGTGCAGAAGTATCTGGTGGAGGAGATCCAGAGCGTGTACCGCTCCCAGGGCGTGGAGATCAACGACAAACACATCGAGATCATCGTGCGCCAGATGCTGCGGCGGGTGAAGATCCGGGACGAAGGCGACACGGAGTTCCTCCCCGGGGAAATCGTGGACGTGTTCACCTTTCAGGAGGAGAACCGAAGGGTTCAGGCCCGAGGAGGGAAGCCCGCGGAGGCGGATCCCGTCCTCATGGGCATCACCAAAGCGGCTCTCGCCACGGAGTCGTGGCTGTCCGCGGCGAGCTTCCAGGAGACCACCCGGGTGCTCACGGACGCCGCGACGAAGGGCAAAGTGGATCCCCTGCTGGGCCTCAAGGAGAACGTGATCATCGGGAAGCTCATCCCGGCCGGGACCGGGATGCCGCGGTACCGACAGATGAAGGTGGTGGCGGAGCTGTAG
- the rplJ gene encoding 50S ribosomal protein L10, translating into MPKPEKIQAVQELRDRLRRVRGLVLTDFRGLSVPELERLREELRKNGVELRVVKNTLFGLAAQEAGLPGLEAFLEGPTAVAFAYDDPTVPARTVMEFIRQYRKLEVKGGLVEGRVVDAAGVRALAELPSRAELLARVAGGIQAPLGGLVRVLTGLQRNLVYVLDQIREKRESQA; encoded by the coding sequence ATGCCGAAGCCCGAGAAGATCCAGGCGGTCCAGGAGCTCCGGGACCGGCTGCGGCGGGTCCGGGGGCTCGTGCTCACGGACTTCCGCGGCCTTTCGGTGCCGGAGCTGGAAAGGCTACGGGAGGAACTCCGCAAAAACGGGGTGGAACTCCGGGTGGTGAAGAACACCCTCTTCGGCCTCGCGGCCCAGGAGGCGGGTCTTCCGGGGCTGGAGGCCTTCTTGGAAGGCCCTACCGCAGTGGCCTTCGCTTACGACGACCCCACGGTCCCGGCCCGAACCGTGATGGAGTTCATCCGGCAGTACCGGAAGTTGGAAGTGAAGGGGGGGCTCGTGGAGGGGCGGGTCGTGGATGCCGCCGGGGTGCGGGCCCTGGCGGAACTCCCCAGTCGGGCGGAACTCCTCGCCCGGGTGGCTGGGGGAATCCAGGCCCCGCTCGGCGGCCTCGTACGTGTGCTCACCGGGCTCCAACGGAACTTGGTCTACGTCCTGGACCAGATCCGGGAGAAACGGGAATCCCAGGCATAA
- the rpoB gene encoding DNA-directed RNA polymerase subunit beta produces MGRVVRRGRRERISFGKLPEILEPPDLLEVQRKSFRWFIEEGIREVFQEISPIYDFTGNFELHFAVPPEEKRRRKVAEATDVFRFTEGILDFGGYYLEAPKYSPEEARERDATYSAALKVRVRLVVRETGEIKEQDVFMGDLPLMTANGTFIINGAERVVVSQLVRSAGVYYDYITDSSGRQLPAATVIPQRGAWLEFEIDASGGVYVRIDRSRKIPATVLLRAVGYESDEVIRRLYDEDRVILTTLEKDPTRDRTSALIEIYKRQRPGDPPTVESATALLQQLFFEPRRYDLGKVGRYKLNKKLGLNLPLDVRVLTPEDIVRVIRYLIELYNGRGEPDDIDHLGNRRVRAVGELLQNQFRIGMLRMERVIRERMTIQEMDQVTPQALINIRPVTAAIKEFFGSSQLSQFMDQTNPLSELRHKRRLSALGPGGLSRERAGFEVRDVHPSHYGRVCPIETPEGPNIGLISSLATYARVNDLGFIETPYRRVKEGRVTDEIVYLTADEEEKYTIAQANAAMDENGMLPERVVARQAKGHPVVVRREEVDFIDVSPKQMVSVTTSLIPFLEHDDGTRALMGSNMQTQAVPLIRAEAPFVGTGMEYRAALDSGALVVAEEDGVVESVSADEIVVRGQHRRVYKLTKFRRSNQGTCINQRPVVRSGQSVRAGEILADGPATDQGELALGHNVLVAFMPWEGYNYEDAIVISERLLKKDYFTSIHIEEYEVEARDTKLGPEEITRDIPNVSEDALRDLDERGIVRIGAEVRAGDILVGKVTPKGETELTAEERLLRAIFGEKAREVRDTSLRVPHGEKGKVVGVKVFSREAGDELPPGVNQMVRVYVAQKRKITVGDKMAGRHGNKGVVAKIAPEEDMPYLPDGTPVDIVLNPLGVPSRMNVGQVLETTLGWVCKELGFYAEVPVFDGAREPEIEQLLERAGLPRTGKLLLYDGRTGLPFDHPCPVGWIYMMKLLHLVEDKIHARSTGPYSLITQQPLGGKAQFGGQRFGEMEVWALEAYGAASTLQELLTVKSDDVTGRVKTYEAIVKGENIQEPGVPESFKVLVKELQALCLDVRVLSADRREIDLREMEEEVVDTARSLGINLEGEEALMEEPI; encoded by the coding sequence ATCGGCCGCGTGGTGCGGCGGGGCCGGCGGGAACGCATCTCCTTTGGGAAGCTCCCGGAGATCCTGGAGCCTCCGGATCTCCTCGAGGTACAGCGGAAGTCCTTCCGGTGGTTCATCGAGGAGGGGATCCGCGAGGTCTTCCAGGAGATCTCCCCCATCTACGACTTCACCGGGAACTTCGAGCTGCATTTCGCCGTCCCCCCGGAGGAGAAGCGCCGCCGCAAGGTGGCGGAGGCCACAGACGTCTTCCGCTTCACGGAGGGGATCCTGGACTTCGGGGGGTACTACCTGGAGGCCCCGAAGTACTCCCCGGAGGAGGCCAGGGAGCGGGACGCCACCTACAGCGCGGCCCTGAAGGTGCGGGTCCGGCTGGTGGTCCGGGAAACGGGGGAGATCAAGGAACAGGATGTCTTCATGGGCGATCTCCCCCTCATGACCGCCAACGGCACCTTCATCATCAACGGGGCCGAGCGGGTGGTGGTGAGCCAGCTGGTCCGCTCCGCGGGCGTCTACTATGACTACATCACGGACAGCAGCGGCCGGCAACTGCCCGCCGCCACCGTGATCCCCCAGCGGGGGGCCTGGCTGGAGTTCGAGATCGACGCCTCCGGGGGCGTGTACGTCCGCATTGACCGGTCCCGGAAGATCCCTGCCACCGTGCTCCTCCGGGCGGTGGGCTACGAGTCCGACGAGGTGATCCGGCGGCTGTACGACGAGGATCGGGTCATCCTCACCACCCTGGAGAAGGATCCCACCCGGGATCGGACCAGTGCCCTCATCGAGATCTACAAACGGCAGCGACCCGGGGACCCCCCCACCGTGGAATCCGCTACCGCCCTGCTCCAGCAGCTGTTCTTCGAGCCCCGGCGGTATGACCTGGGCAAGGTGGGCCGGTACAAGCTCAACAAGAAACTGGGCCTCAACCTCCCCCTGGACGTCCGGGTGCTCACCCCCGAGGACATCGTCCGGGTCATCCGGTACCTCATTGAGCTCTACAACGGCCGGGGCGAGCCGGACGACATCGACCACCTCGGGAACCGCCGGGTGCGGGCGGTGGGGGAGCTGTTGCAGAACCAGTTCCGGATCGGGATGCTCCGCATGGAGCGGGTGATCCGGGAGCGGATGACCATCCAGGAGATGGATCAGGTCACCCCTCAAGCCCTCATCAACATCCGGCCGGTGACCGCGGCCATCAAGGAGTTCTTCGGCAGTAGCCAGCTGTCCCAGTTCATGGACCAGACGAACCCCCTCTCGGAGCTGCGGCACAAGCGGCGGCTCTCGGCCCTGGGCCCCGGCGGGCTCAGCCGGGAGCGGGCGGGGTTCGAGGTGCGGGACGTGCACCCCTCCCACTACGGCCGGGTCTGCCCCATCGAGACTCCGGAGGGGCCCAACATCGGCCTCATCTCCTCCCTGGCCACATACGCGCGGGTGAACGACCTGGGCTTCATCGAGACCCCCTATCGCCGGGTGAAGGAAGGACGGGTGACGGACGAGATCGTCTACCTCACCGCGGACGAGGAGGAGAAGTACACCATCGCCCAGGCCAACGCGGCCATGGACGAGAACGGGATGCTGCCGGAGCGTGTGGTGGCCCGGCAGGCGAAGGGGCACCCCGTGGTGGTACGGCGGGAGGAGGTGGACTTCATCGACGTCTCCCCCAAGCAGATGGTCTCCGTGACCACCTCCCTCATCCCCTTCCTGGAGCACGACGACGGCACCCGGGCCCTCATGGGGTCCAACATGCAGACCCAGGCGGTTCCCCTCATCCGGGCGGAGGCCCCCTTCGTGGGGACGGGCATGGAATACCGGGCGGCCCTGGACTCCGGAGCCCTGGTGGTGGCCGAGGAGGACGGGGTGGTGGAGTCCGTGAGCGCGGACGAGATCGTGGTCCGCGGACAGCACCGCAGGGTCTACAAACTCACCAAGTTCCGGCGCAGCAACCAGGGCACTTGCATCAACCAGCGGCCCGTGGTCCGCTCCGGGCAGTCGGTGCGGGCGGGCGAGATCCTCGCGGACGGGCCGGCCACGGACCAAGGGGAGCTGGCGCTCGGGCACAACGTGCTGGTGGCCTTCATGCCCTGGGAAGGGTACAACTACGAGGACGCCATCGTCATCAGCGAGCGGCTCCTCAAGAAGGACTACTTCACCAGCATCCACATCGAGGAGTACGAGGTGGAGGCCCGGGACACGAAGCTGGGTCCGGAGGAGATCACCCGGGACATCCCCAACGTGAGCGAGGATGCCCTGCGGGACCTGGATGAGCGGGGAATCGTGCGCATCGGCGCGGAGGTGCGAGCCGGGGACATCCTGGTGGGCAAGGTGACGCCGAAGGGCGAGACGGAGCTCACCGCGGAGGAGCGGCTGCTGCGGGCCATCTTCGGGGAGAAGGCCCGGGAGGTACGCGATACCTCCCTTCGGGTGCCCCACGGCGAGAAGGGCAAGGTGGTGGGTGTGAAGGTGTTCAGCCGGGAGGCGGGAGACGAACTCCCGCCCGGCGTGAACCAGATGGTGCGGGTGTACGTGGCTCAGAAGCGGAAGATCACCGTGGGCGACAAGATGGCGGGCCGACACGGCAACAAGGGGGTCGTGGCCAAGATCGCGCCCGAGGAGGACATGCCTTACCTCCCGGACGGCACCCCTGTGGACATCGTGCTCAACCCCCTGGGGGTCCCCAGTCGCATGAACGTGGGGCAGGTTCTGGAGACCACCCTGGGGTGGGTTTGCAAGGAGCTGGGGTTTTACGCGGAGGTTCCCGTCTTCGACGGCGCCCGGGAGCCCGAAATTGAGCAGCTCCTGGAGCGGGCAGGCCTGCCACGCACGGGGAAGCTCCTGCTCTACGACGGCCGCACGGGGCTCCCCTTCGACCACCCCTGCCCCGTGGGATGGATCTACATGATGAAGCTCTTGCACCTGGTGGAGGACAAGATCCACGCGCGCAGCACCGGGCCCTACAGCCTCATCACCCAGCAGCCCCTCGGAGGCAAGGCCCAGTTCGGCGGCCAGCGGTTCGGGGAGATGGAGGTGTGGGCCCTGGAGGCGTACGGGGCTGCCAGCACCCTGCAGGAGCTGCTGACGGTGAAGAGCGACGACGTCACGGGACGCGTGAAGACCTACGAGGCCATCGTGAAGGGCGAGAACATCCAGGAACCCGGGGTACCGGAGTCCTTCAAGGTCCTGGTGAAGGAGCTCCAGGCCCTGTGCCTGGACGTCCGAGTCCTGAGCGCGGACCGGCGGGAGATCGACCTCCGGGAGATGGAAGAGGAAGTGGTGGACACCGCCCGGTCCCTGGGCATCAACCTGGAGGGCGAGGAGGCCCTCATGGAGGAGCCCATCTGA